A single region of the Pan troglodytes isolate AG18354 chromosome 18, NHGRI_mPanTro3-v2.0_pri, whole genome shotgun sequence genome encodes:
- the CIITA gene encoding MHC class II transactivator isoform X8, whose protein sequence is MELGPLEGGYLELLNSDADPVCLYHFYDQMDLAGEEEIELYSEPDTDTINCDQFSRLLCDMEGDEETREAYANIAELDQYVFQDSQLEGLSKDIFKHIGPDEVIGESMEMPAEVGQKSQKRPFPEELPADLKHWKPAEPPTVVTGSLLVGPVSDCSTLPCLPLPALFNQEPASGQMRLEKTDQIPMPSSSSSLSCLNLPEGPIQFVPTISTLPHGLWQISEAGTGVSSIFIYHGEVPQASQVPPPSGFTVHGLPTSPDRPGSTSPFAPSATDLPSMPEPALTSRANMTEHKTSPTQCQAAGEVSNKLPKWPEPVEQFYRSLQDTYCAEPAGPDGILVEVDLVQARLERSSSKSLERELATPDWAERQLAQGGLAEVLLAAKEHRRPRETRVIAVLGKPGQGKSYWAGAVSRAWACGRLPQYDFVFSVPCHCLNRPGDAYGLQDLLFSLGPQPLVAADEVFSHILKRPDRVLLILDAFEELEAQDGFLHSTCGPAPAEPCSLRGLLAGLFQKKLLRGCTLLLTARPRGRLVQSLSKADALFELSGFSMEQAQAYVMRYFESSGMTEHQDRALTLLRDRPLLLSHSHSPTLCRAVCQLSEALLELGEDAKLPSTLTGLYVGLLGRAALNSPPGALAELAKLAWELGRRHQSTLQQDQFPSADVRTWAMAKGLVQHPPGAAESELAFPSFLLQCFLGALWLALSGEIKDKELPQYLALTPRKKRPYDNWLEGVPRFLAGLIFQPRARCLGALVGPSAAALADRKQKVLARYLKRLQPGTLRARQLLELLHCAHEAEEAGIWQHVVQELPGRLSFLGTRLTPPDAHVLGKALEAAGQDFSLDLRSTGICPSGLGSLVGLSCVTRFRAALSDTVALWESLRQHGETKLLQAAEEKFTIEPFKAKSLKDVEDLGKLVQTQRTRSSSEDTAGELPAVRDLKKLEFALGPVSGPQAFPKLVRILTAFSSLQHLDLSQNNITDLGAYKLAEALPSLAASLLRLSLYNNCICDVGAESLARVLPDMVSLRVMDVQYNKFTAAGAQQLAASLRRCPHVETLAMWTPTIPFSVQEHLQQQDSRISLR, encoded by the exons CGGAACTGGACCAGTATGTCTTCCAGGACTCCCAGCTGGAGGGCCTGAGCAAAGACATTTTCA AGCACATAGGACCAGATGAAGTGATCGGTGAGAGTATGGAGATGCCAGCAGAAGTTGGGCAGAAAAGTCAGAAAAGAC ccttcccAGAGGAGCTTCCGGCAGACCTGAAGCACTGGAAGCCAG CTGAACCCCCCACTGTGGTGACTGGCAGTCTCCTAGTGGGACCAGTGAGCGACTGCTccaccctgccctgcctgccaCTGCCTGCGCTGTTCAACCAGGAGCCAGCCTCCGGCCAGATGCGCCTGGAGAAAACCGACCAGATTCCCA TGCCTTCCTCCAGTTCCTCGTTGAGCTGCCTGAATCTCCCTGAGGGACCCATCCAGTTTGTCCCCACCATCTCCACTCTGCCCCATGGGCTCTGGCAAATCTCTGAGGCTGGAACAGGGGTCTCCAGTATATTCATCTACCATG GTGAGGTGCCCCAGGCCAGCCAAGTACCCCCTCCCAGTGGATTCACTGTCCATGGCCTCCCAACATCTCCAGACCGGCCAGGCTCCACCAGCCCCTTCGCTCCATCAGCCACTGACCTGCCCAGCATGCCTGAACCTGCCCTGACTTCCCGAGCAAACATGACAG AGCACAAGACGTCCCCCACCCAATGCCAGGCAGCTGGAGAGGTCTCCAACAAGCTTCCAAAATGGCCTG AGCCGGTGGAGCAGTTCTACCGCTCACTGCAGGACACGTATTGTGCCGAGCCCGCAGGCCCCGATGGCATCCTAGTGGAGGTGGATCTGGTGCAGGCCAGGCTGGAGAGGAGCAGCAGCAAGAGCCTGGAGCGGGAACTGGCCACCCCGGACTGGGCAGAACGGCAGCTGGCCCAAGGAGGCCTGGCTGAGGTGCTGTTGGCTGCCAAGGAGCACCGGCGGCCGCGTGAGACACGAGTGATTGCTGTGCTGGGCAAACCTGGTCAGGGCAAGAGCTATTGGGCTGGGGCAGTGAGCCGGGCCTGGGCTTGTGGCCGGCTTCCCCAGTACGACTTTGTCTTCTCTGTCCCCTGCCATTGCTTGAACCGTCCGGGGGATGCCTATGGCCTGCAGGATCTGCTCTTCTCCCTGGGCCCACAGCCACTCGTGGCGGCCGATGAGGTTTTCAGCCACATCTTGAAGAGACCTGACCGCGTTCTGCTCATCCTAGACGCCTTCGAGGAGCTGGAAGCGCAAGATGGCTTCCTGCACAGCACGTGCGGACCGGCACCGGCGGAGCCCTGCTCCCTCCGGGGGCTGCTGGCCGGCCTTTTCCAGAAGAAGCTGCTCCGAGGTTGCACCCTCCTCCTCACAGCCCGGCCCCGGGGCCGCCTGGTCCAGAGCCTGAGCAAGGCCGACGCCCTATTTGAGCTGTCCGGCTTCTCCATGGAGCAGGCCCAGGCCTACGTGATGCGCTACTTTGAGAGCTCAGGGATGACAGAGCACCAAGACAGAGCCCTGACGCTCCTCCGGGACCGGCCACTTCTTCTCAGTCACAGCCACAGCCCTACTTTGTGCCGGGCAGTGTGCCAGCTCTCAGAGGCCCTGCTGGAGCTTGGGGAGGACGCCAAGCTTCCCTCCACGCTCACGGGACTCTATGTCGGCCTGCTGGGCCGTGCAGCCCTCAACAGCCCCCCCGGGGCCCTGGCAGAGCTGGCCAAGCTGGCCTGGGAGCTGGGCCGCAGACATCAAAGTACCCTACAGCAGGACCAGTTCCCATCCGCAGACGTGAGGACCTGGGCGATGGCCAAAGGCTTAGTCCAACACCCACCGGGGGCCGCAGAGTCCGAGCTGGCCTTCCCCAGCTTCCTCCTGCAATGCTTCCTGGGGGCCCTGTGGCTGGCTCTGAGTGGCGAAATCAAGGACAAGGAGCTCCCGCAGTACCTAGCATTGACCCCAAGGAAGAAGAGACCCTATGACAACTGGCTGGAGGGCGTGCCACGCTTTCTGGCTGGGCTGATCTTCCAGCCTCGCGCCCGCTGCCTGGGAGCCCTAGTCGGGCCATCGGCGGCTGCCTTGGCGGACAGGAAGCAGAAGGTGCTTGCGAGGTACCTGAAGCGGCTGCAGCCGGGGACACTGCGGGCGCGGCAGCTGCTGGAACTGCTGCACTGCGCCCACGAGGCCGAGGAGGCTGGAATTTGGCAGCACGTGGTACAGGAGCTCCCCGGCCGCCTCTCTTTTCTGGGCACCCGTCTCACGCCTCCTGATGCACATGTACTGGGCAAGGCCTTGGAGGCGGCGGGCCAAGACTTCTCCCTGGACCTCCGCAGCACTGGCATTTGCCCCTCTGGATTGGGGAGCCTCGTGGGACTCAGCTGTGTCACCCGTTTCAG GGCTGCCTTGAGTGACACAGTGGCGCTGTGGGAGTCCCTGCGGCAGCATGGGGAGACCAAGCTACTTCAGGCAGCAGAGGAGAAGTTCACCATCGAGCCTTTCAAAGCCAAGTCCCTGAAGGATGTGGAAGACCTGGGAAAGCTTGTGCAGACTCAGAG GACGAGAAGTTCCTCGGAAGACACAGCTGGGGAGCTCCCTGCTGTTCGGGACCTAAAGAAACTGGAGTTTGC GCTGGGCCCTGTCTCAGGCCCCCAGGCTTTCCCCAAACTGGTGCGGATCCTCACGGCCTTTTCCTCCCTGCAGCATCTGGA TCTGTCCCAGAACAACATCACTGACCTGGGTGCCTACAAACTCGCCGAGGCCCTGCCTTCACTCGCTGCATCCCTGCTCAGGCTAAG CTTGTACAATAACTGCATCTGCGACGTGGGAGCCGAGAGCTTGGCTCGTGTGCTTCCAGACATGGTGTCCCTCCGGGTGATGGA CGTCCAGTACAACAAGTTCACGGCTGCCGGAGCCCAGCAGCTCGCTGCCAGCCTTCGGAGGTGTCCTCATGTGGAGACGCTGGC GATGTGGACGCCCACCATCCCATTCAGTGTCCAGGAACACCTGCAACAACAGGATTCACGGATCAGCCTGAGATGA
- the CIITA gene encoding MHC class II transactivator isoform X7, with amino-acid sequence MELGPLEGGYLELLNSDADPVCLYHFYDQMDLAGEEEIELYSAELDQYVFQDSQLEGLSKDIFIEHIGPDEVIGESMEMPAEVGQKSQKRPFPEELPADLKHWKPAEPPTVVTGSLLVGPVSDCSTLPCLPLPALFNQEPASGQMRLEKTDQIPMPSSSSSLSCLNLPEGPIQFVPTISTLPHGLWQISEAGTGVSSIFIYHGEVPQASQVPPPSGFTVHGLPTSPDRPGSTSPFAPSATDLPSMPEPALTSRANMTEHKTSPTQCQAAGEVSNKLPKWPEPVEQFYRSLQDTYCAEPAGPDGILVEVDLVQARLERSSSKSLERELATPDWAERQLAQGGLAEVLLAAKEHRRPRETRVIAVLGKPGQGKSYWAGAVSRAWACGRLPQYDFVFSVPCHCLNRPGDAYGLQDLLFSLGPQPLVAADEVFSHILKRPDRVLLILDAFEELEAQDGFLHSTCGPAPAEPCSLRGLLAGLFQKKLLRGCTLLLTARPRGRLVQSLSKADALFELSGFSMEQAQAYVMRYFESSGMTEHQDRALTLLRDRPLLLSHSHSPTLCRAVCQLSEALLELGEDAKLPSTLTGLYVGLLGRAALNSPPGALAELAKLAWELGRRHQSTLQQDQFPSADVRTWAMAKGLVQHPPGAAESELAFPSFLLQCFLGALWLALSGEIKDKELPQYLALTPRKKRPYDNWLEGVPRFLAGLIFQPRARCLGALVGPSAAALADRKQKVLARYLKRLQPGTLRARQLLELLHCAHEAEEAGIWQHVVQELPGRLSFLGTRLTPPDAHVLGKALEAAGQDFSLDLRSTGICPSGLGSLVGLSCVTRFRAALSDTVALWESLRQHGETKLLQAAEEKFTIEPFKAKSLKDVEDLGKLVQTQRTRSSSEDTAGELPAVRDLKKLEFALGPVSGPQAFPKLVRILTAFSSLQHLDLDALSENKIGDEGVSQLSATFPQLKSLETLNLSQNNITDLGAYKLAEALPSLAASLLRLSLYNNCICDVGAESLARVLPDMVSLRVMDVQYNKFTAAGAQQLAASLRRCPHVETLAMWTPTIPFSVQEHLQQQDSRISLR; translated from the exons CGGAACTGGACCAGTATGTCTTCCAGGACTCCCAGCTGGAGGGCCTGAGCAAAGACATTTTCA TAGAGCACATAGGACCAGATGAAGTGATCGGTGAGAGTATGGAGATGCCAGCAGAAGTTGGGCAGAAAAGTCAGAAAAGAC ccttcccAGAGGAGCTTCCGGCAGACCTGAAGCACTGGAAGCCAG CTGAACCCCCCACTGTGGTGACTGGCAGTCTCCTAGTGGGACCAGTGAGCGACTGCTccaccctgccctgcctgccaCTGCCTGCGCTGTTCAACCAGGAGCCAGCCTCCGGCCAGATGCGCCTGGAGAAAACCGACCAGATTCCCA TGCCTTCCTCCAGTTCCTCGTTGAGCTGCCTGAATCTCCCTGAGGGACCCATCCAGTTTGTCCCCACCATCTCCACTCTGCCCCATGGGCTCTGGCAAATCTCTGAGGCTGGAACAGGGGTCTCCAGTATATTCATCTACCATG GTGAGGTGCCCCAGGCCAGCCAAGTACCCCCTCCCAGTGGATTCACTGTCCATGGCCTCCCAACATCTCCAGACCGGCCAGGCTCCACCAGCCCCTTCGCTCCATCAGCCACTGACCTGCCCAGCATGCCTGAACCTGCCCTGACTTCCCGAGCAAACATGACAG AGCACAAGACGTCCCCCACCCAATGCCAGGCAGCTGGAGAGGTCTCCAACAAGCTTCCAAAATGGCCTG AGCCGGTGGAGCAGTTCTACCGCTCACTGCAGGACACGTATTGTGCCGAGCCCGCAGGCCCCGATGGCATCCTAGTGGAGGTGGATCTGGTGCAGGCCAGGCTGGAGAGGAGCAGCAGCAAGAGCCTGGAGCGGGAACTGGCCACCCCGGACTGGGCAGAACGGCAGCTGGCCCAAGGAGGCCTGGCTGAGGTGCTGTTGGCTGCCAAGGAGCACCGGCGGCCGCGTGAGACACGAGTGATTGCTGTGCTGGGCAAACCTGGTCAGGGCAAGAGCTATTGGGCTGGGGCAGTGAGCCGGGCCTGGGCTTGTGGCCGGCTTCCCCAGTACGACTTTGTCTTCTCTGTCCCCTGCCATTGCTTGAACCGTCCGGGGGATGCCTATGGCCTGCAGGATCTGCTCTTCTCCCTGGGCCCACAGCCACTCGTGGCGGCCGATGAGGTTTTCAGCCACATCTTGAAGAGACCTGACCGCGTTCTGCTCATCCTAGACGCCTTCGAGGAGCTGGAAGCGCAAGATGGCTTCCTGCACAGCACGTGCGGACCGGCACCGGCGGAGCCCTGCTCCCTCCGGGGGCTGCTGGCCGGCCTTTTCCAGAAGAAGCTGCTCCGAGGTTGCACCCTCCTCCTCACAGCCCGGCCCCGGGGCCGCCTGGTCCAGAGCCTGAGCAAGGCCGACGCCCTATTTGAGCTGTCCGGCTTCTCCATGGAGCAGGCCCAGGCCTACGTGATGCGCTACTTTGAGAGCTCAGGGATGACAGAGCACCAAGACAGAGCCCTGACGCTCCTCCGGGACCGGCCACTTCTTCTCAGTCACAGCCACAGCCCTACTTTGTGCCGGGCAGTGTGCCAGCTCTCAGAGGCCCTGCTGGAGCTTGGGGAGGACGCCAAGCTTCCCTCCACGCTCACGGGACTCTATGTCGGCCTGCTGGGCCGTGCAGCCCTCAACAGCCCCCCCGGGGCCCTGGCAGAGCTGGCCAAGCTGGCCTGGGAGCTGGGCCGCAGACATCAAAGTACCCTACAGCAGGACCAGTTCCCATCCGCAGACGTGAGGACCTGGGCGATGGCCAAAGGCTTAGTCCAACACCCACCGGGGGCCGCAGAGTCCGAGCTGGCCTTCCCCAGCTTCCTCCTGCAATGCTTCCTGGGGGCCCTGTGGCTGGCTCTGAGTGGCGAAATCAAGGACAAGGAGCTCCCGCAGTACCTAGCATTGACCCCAAGGAAGAAGAGACCCTATGACAACTGGCTGGAGGGCGTGCCACGCTTTCTGGCTGGGCTGATCTTCCAGCCTCGCGCCCGCTGCCTGGGAGCCCTAGTCGGGCCATCGGCGGCTGCCTTGGCGGACAGGAAGCAGAAGGTGCTTGCGAGGTACCTGAAGCGGCTGCAGCCGGGGACACTGCGGGCGCGGCAGCTGCTGGAACTGCTGCACTGCGCCCACGAGGCCGAGGAGGCTGGAATTTGGCAGCACGTGGTACAGGAGCTCCCCGGCCGCCTCTCTTTTCTGGGCACCCGTCTCACGCCTCCTGATGCACATGTACTGGGCAAGGCCTTGGAGGCGGCGGGCCAAGACTTCTCCCTGGACCTCCGCAGCACTGGCATTTGCCCCTCTGGATTGGGGAGCCTCGTGGGACTCAGCTGTGTCACCCGTTTCAG GGCTGCCTTGAGTGACACAGTGGCGCTGTGGGAGTCCCTGCGGCAGCATGGGGAGACCAAGCTACTTCAGGCAGCAGAGGAGAAGTTCACCATCGAGCCTTTCAAAGCCAAGTCCCTGAAGGATGTGGAAGACCTGGGAAAGCTTGTGCAGACTCAGAG GACGAGAAGTTCCTCGGAAGACACAGCTGGGGAGCTCCCTGCTGTTCGGGACCTAAAGAAACTGGAGTTTGC GCTGGGCCCTGTCTCAGGCCCCCAGGCTTTCCCCAAACTGGTGCGGATCCTCACGGCCTTTTCCTCCCTGCAGCATCTGGA CCTGGATGCACTGAGTGAGAACAAGATCGGGGACGAGGGTGTCTCACAGCTCTCAGCCACCTTCCCCCAGCTGAAGTCCTTGGAAACCCTCAA TCTGTCCCAGAACAACATCACTGACCTGGGTGCCTACAAACTCGCCGAGGCCCTGCCTTCACTCGCTGCATCCCTGCTCAGGCTAAG CTTGTACAATAACTGCATCTGCGACGTGGGAGCCGAGAGCTTGGCTCGTGTGCTTCCAGACATGGTGTCCCTCCGGGTGATGGA CGTCCAGTACAACAAGTTCACGGCTGCCGGAGCCCAGCAGCTCGCTGCCAGCCTTCGGAGGTGTCCTCATGTGGAGACGCTGGC GATGTGGACGCCCACCATCCCATTCAGTGTCCAGGAACACCTGCAACAACAGGATTCACGGATCAGCCTGAGATGA
- the CIITA gene encoding MHC class II transactivator isoform X6, producing MELGPLEGGYLELLNSDADPVCLYHFYDQMDLAGEEEIELYSEPDTDTINCDQFSRLLCDMEGDEETREAYANIAELDQYVFQDSQLEGLSKDIFIEHIGPDEVIGESMEMPAEVGQKSQKRPFPEELPADLKHWKPAEPPTVVTGSLLVGPVSDCSTLPCLPLPALFNQEPASGQMRLEKTDQIPMPSSSSSLSCLNLPEGPIQFVPTISTLPHGLWQISEAGTGVSSIFIYHGEVPQASQVPPPSGFTVHGLPTSPDRPGSTSPFAPSATDLPSMPEPALTSRANMTEHKTSPTQCQAAGEVSNKLPKWPEPVEQFYRSLQDTYCAEPAGPDGILVEVDLVQARLERSSSKSLERELATPDWAERQLAQGGLAEVLLAAKEHRRPRETRVIAVLGKPGQGKSYWAGAVSRAWACGRLPQYDFVFSVPCHCLNRPGDAYGLQDLLFSLGPQPLVAADEVFSHILKRPDRVLLILDAFEELEAQDGFLHSTCGPAPAEPCSLRGLLAGLFQKKLLRGCTLLLTARPRGRLVQSLSKADALFELSGFSMEQAQAYVMRYFESSGMTEHQDRALTLLRDRPLLLSHSHSPTLCRAVCQLSEALLELGEDAKLPSTLTGLYVGLLGRAALNSPPGALAELAKLAWELGRRHQSTLQQDQFPSADVRTWAMAKGLVQHPPGAAESELAFPSFLLQCFLGALWLALSGEIKDKELPQYLALTPRKKRPYDNWLEGVPRFLAGLIFQPRARCLGALVGPSAAALADRKQKVLARYLKRLQPGTLRARQLLELLHCAHEAEEAGIWQHVVQELPGRLSFLGTRLTPPDAHVLGKALEAAGQDFSLDLRSTGICPSGLGSLVGLSCVTRFRAALSDTVALWESLRQHGETKLLQAAEEKFTIEPFKAKSLKDVEDLGKLVQTQRTRSSSEDTAGELPAVRDLKKLEFALGPVSGPQAFPKLVRILTAFSSLQHLDLSQNNITDLGAYKLAEALPSLAASLLRLSLYNNCICDVGAESLARVLPDMVSLRVMDVQYNKFTAAGAQQLAASLRRCPHVETLAMWTPTIPFSVQEHLQQQDSRISLR from the exons CGGAACTGGACCAGTATGTCTTCCAGGACTCCCAGCTGGAGGGCCTGAGCAAAGACATTTTCA TAGAGCACATAGGACCAGATGAAGTGATCGGTGAGAGTATGGAGATGCCAGCAGAAGTTGGGCAGAAAAGTCAGAAAAGAC ccttcccAGAGGAGCTTCCGGCAGACCTGAAGCACTGGAAGCCAG CTGAACCCCCCACTGTGGTGACTGGCAGTCTCCTAGTGGGACCAGTGAGCGACTGCTccaccctgccctgcctgccaCTGCCTGCGCTGTTCAACCAGGAGCCAGCCTCCGGCCAGATGCGCCTGGAGAAAACCGACCAGATTCCCA TGCCTTCCTCCAGTTCCTCGTTGAGCTGCCTGAATCTCCCTGAGGGACCCATCCAGTTTGTCCCCACCATCTCCACTCTGCCCCATGGGCTCTGGCAAATCTCTGAGGCTGGAACAGGGGTCTCCAGTATATTCATCTACCATG GTGAGGTGCCCCAGGCCAGCCAAGTACCCCCTCCCAGTGGATTCACTGTCCATGGCCTCCCAACATCTCCAGACCGGCCAGGCTCCACCAGCCCCTTCGCTCCATCAGCCACTGACCTGCCCAGCATGCCTGAACCTGCCCTGACTTCCCGAGCAAACATGACAG AGCACAAGACGTCCCCCACCCAATGCCAGGCAGCTGGAGAGGTCTCCAACAAGCTTCCAAAATGGCCTG AGCCGGTGGAGCAGTTCTACCGCTCACTGCAGGACACGTATTGTGCCGAGCCCGCAGGCCCCGATGGCATCCTAGTGGAGGTGGATCTGGTGCAGGCCAGGCTGGAGAGGAGCAGCAGCAAGAGCCTGGAGCGGGAACTGGCCACCCCGGACTGGGCAGAACGGCAGCTGGCCCAAGGAGGCCTGGCTGAGGTGCTGTTGGCTGCCAAGGAGCACCGGCGGCCGCGTGAGACACGAGTGATTGCTGTGCTGGGCAAACCTGGTCAGGGCAAGAGCTATTGGGCTGGGGCAGTGAGCCGGGCCTGGGCTTGTGGCCGGCTTCCCCAGTACGACTTTGTCTTCTCTGTCCCCTGCCATTGCTTGAACCGTCCGGGGGATGCCTATGGCCTGCAGGATCTGCTCTTCTCCCTGGGCCCACAGCCACTCGTGGCGGCCGATGAGGTTTTCAGCCACATCTTGAAGAGACCTGACCGCGTTCTGCTCATCCTAGACGCCTTCGAGGAGCTGGAAGCGCAAGATGGCTTCCTGCACAGCACGTGCGGACCGGCACCGGCGGAGCCCTGCTCCCTCCGGGGGCTGCTGGCCGGCCTTTTCCAGAAGAAGCTGCTCCGAGGTTGCACCCTCCTCCTCACAGCCCGGCCCCGGGGCCGCCTGGTCCAGAGCCTGAGCAAGGCCGACGCCCTATTTGAGCTGTCCGGCTTCTCCATGGAGCAGGCCCAGGCCTACGTGATGCGCTACTTTGAGAGCTCAGGGATGACAGAGCACCAAGACAGAGCCCTGACGCTCCTCCGGGACCGGCCACTTCTTCTCAGTCACAGCCACAGCCCTACTTTGTGCCGGGCAGTGTGCCAGCTCTCAGAGGCCCTGCTGGAGCTTGGGGAGGACGCCAAGCTTCCCTCCACGCTCACGGGACTCTATGTCGGCCTGCTGGGCCGTGCAGCCCTCAACAGCCCCCCCGGGGCCCTGGCAGAGCTGGCCAAGCTGGCCTGGGAGCTGGGCCGCAGACATCAAAGTACCCTACAGCAGGACCAGTTCCCATCCGCAGACGTGAGGACCTGGGCGATGGCCAAAGGCTTAGTCCAACACCCACCGGGGGCCGCAGAGTCCGAGCTGGCCTTCCCCAGCTTCCTCCTGCAATGCTTCCTGGGGGCCCTGTGGCTGGCTCTGAGTGGCGAAATCAAGGACAAGGAGCTCCCGCAGTACCTAGCATTGACCCCAAGGAAGAAGAGACCCTATGACAACTGGCTGGAGGGCGTGCCACGCTTTCTGGCTGGGCTGATCTTCCAGCCTCGCGCCCGCTGCCTGGGAGCCCTAGTCGGGCCATCGGCGGCTGCCTTGGCGGACAGGAAGCAGAAGGTGCTTGCGAGGTACCTGAAGCGGCTGCAGCCGGGGACACTGCGGGCGCGGCAGCTGCTGGAACTGCTGCACTGCGCCCACGAGGCCGAGGAGGCTGGAATTTGGCAGCACGTGGTACAGGAGCTCCCCGGCCGCCTCTCTTTTCTGGGCACCCGTCTCACGCCTCCTGATGCACATGTACTGGGCAAGGCCTTGGAGGCGGCGGGCCAAGACTTCTCCCTGGACCTCCGCAGCACTGGCATTTGCCCCTCTGGATTGGGGAGCCTCGTGGGACTCAGCTGTGTCACCCGTTTCAG GGCTGCCTTGAGTGACACAGTGGCGCTGTGGGAGTCCCTGCGGCAGCATGGGGAGACCAAGCTACTTCAGGCAGCAGAGGAGAAGTTCACCATCGAGCCTTTCAAAGCCAAGTCCCTGAAGGATGTGGAAGACCTGGGAAAGCTTGTGCAGACTCAGAG GACGAGAAGTTCCTCGGAAGACACAGCTGGGGAGCTCCCTGCTGTTCGGGACCTAAAGAAACTGGAGTTTGC GCTGGGCCCTGTCTCAGGCCCCCAGGCTTTCCCCAAACTGGTGCGGATCCTCACGGCCTTTTCCTCCCTGCAGCATCTGGA TCTGTCCCAGAACAACATCACTGACCTGGGTGCCTACAAACTCGCCGAGGCCCTGCCTTCACTCGCTGCATCCCTGCTCAGGCTAAG CTTGTACAATAACTGCATCTGCGACGTGGGAGCCGAGAGCTTGGCTCGTGTGCTTCCAGACATGGTGTCCCTCCGGGTGATGGA CGTCCAGTACAACAAGTTCACGGCTGCCGGAGCCCAGCAGCTCGCTGCCAGCCTTCGGAGGTGTCCTCATGTGGAGACGCTGGC GATGTGGACGCCCACCATCCCATTCAGTGTCCAGGAACACCTGCAACAACAGGATTCACGGATCAGCCTGAGATGA